CACTGGGCCGGACGCTAAATCCTGCGAGGCCTGGGAAGGCGATGCGTCGAGCGATGACCCGTGAGCCAGGAAACCTGCCTGCGTCTGGTCGCTCTTGCCTTGGTCCAGGGGATGGCCGCGGCACGGTACTCCGTCTGAGCGACGCTTTACGCAGCGGGAGCTGCTGTCCGCATGCCGGGTGCAAGAGCGTCCGCCCGGCATGAAGGCGGCTCCCGTCCGGTTTCGCCGACGCCGACGGGGGATCTATCCCTATGACGACAATATCCGCCGCGCCGCCTGCGCCGCGCCTCCTGCGCCGCCGCGCGACTGGCATGTTCGCCGCGCTGATCGCCGCCAATCTCGCCATCTGGGCGTGGGCCCTCATCCTCTTCGCGGGCAACAGCGTGATGCTGGGCACGGCGCTGCTCGCCTGGAGCCTGGGCCTGCGCCATGCCGTCGATGCCGACCATATCGCCGCCATCGACAATGTAACCCGCAAACTGATGCAGGACGGCCAGCGCCCGCTGACCGTCGGCTTCTGGTTCGCCATCGGCCATAGCGGCATCGTCCTGATCGCCGCGGTCGCCATCGCCATCGCCGCCAGTGCGCTGAGCCGCGTGGAGGCCGTGGGCGCGATCGGCGGCACCGTCGCGACCATCGTGTCCGCGACCTTCCTCTTCGCCATCGCCGCGATGAACCTCATCATCCTGAGATCGGTTCTGAAGAGCTTCAACCATGTCCGCAAGGGTGGAGCCTATGTCGATGAAGATATGGACATTCTTCTTGGCAATCGCGGCTTTCTCGCCCGTATCTTCCGCCCGCTTTTCCGGCTGGTGACGCGAAGCTGGCACATGGCCCCGCTTGGCTTTCTCTTCGGCCTGGGTTTCGACACGGCCACCGAAGTCGCCATTCTGGGCCTGTCGGCGGGACAGGCGGCGAGCGGCCTTTCCATCTCGACGGTCCTCATTTTCCCGCTGCTCTTCGCGGCGGGCATGGCGCTGATCGACACGGCGGACGGTGCGCTGATGATGGGCGCCTATCAATGGGCGTTCGTGAAGCCGATCCGCAAACTCTACTACAACATCACCATCACGCTGGTCTCGGCGCTGGTCGCCATCCTCATCGGCGGGATCGAGGCTGCGGCGCTGCTCGGCGACAAGCTCGGCCTTACCGGCGGCGTCTGGACCCTTGCCGCCGACCTTGGCGAACATTTCAACAGCCTCGGTTTCTTCATCATCGGCCTGTTCGCCGCCTGCTGGCTGGCGAGTTGGATCATCTATCGCTGGAAGGGCTTCGACAAGATCGAGGTCGCTCTCGAACCCCAAGGAAATCCCGCATGACCCCCAGAAACCCCGCAAAAAAAGTCCCCGCCACCGTCATCACCGGCTTTCTCGGCGCGGGCAAGACCACGCTGATCCGCCACCTCATCGAAAATGCGGGCGGCCGCCGCTTCGCCCTCATCATCAACGAATTCGGGGATGTGGGCGTCGACGGTGCACTGGTGCAGGGCTGCGGCGACGAAGCCTGCCCGGACGAGGACATCATCGAACTGGCGAACGGCTGCATCTGCTGCACCGTGGCGGACGATTTCCTGCCGACCATGCAAAAGCTGCTCGACCGGCCGACCCCGCCCGATCACATCATCATCGAAACGTCCGGCCTCGCCTTGCCCAAGCCGCTGGTGAAGGCCTTTCAATGGCCCGACATCCGCACCCGCGCCACCGTGGACGGGGTGATCGCCCTGATCGACGCCGACGCGCTGGCGTCAGGCCGCTTCGCCCATGACGAAGCCGCGCTGGCCGCCGCCCGCGCCGCAGACCCGACGCTGGACCATGACAGCCCGATCGAGGAACTGTTCGAGGATCAGCTCGCCTGCGCCGACCTGGTCCTGCTCAACAAGACCGATCTGGTCAATGCCGGCACCCTCGCCATGCTGGAACGCGATCTGGCCGGGGAAACCCGCGTTGGCGTCCGCATCATCCGCACGGCGAAGGGCGAAATCGACCCCGCCATCCTGCTCGGCCTGGACGCGGGCGTGGAGGATCAGATCGACGCCCGCCCCTCCCATCACGACAATGAGGAGGACCATGATCATGATGATTTCGAGAGTTTCATCATCGATCTGGGCGAACTGGACAGTCCCGAACCGCTGCTGGCGGCCTTGGGCGAAGCCATCGCCGCGCACGACATATTGCGGGTGAAGGGCTTCCTCGCGATCAAGGGGCGTCCCGCTCGCCTCGTGCTCCAGGCTGTCGGCCCCCGCATCCAGCATCATTACGACCGCCAATGGCAAGCGGGCGAACCGCGCGCCTCGCGCCTGGTCGTGATCGGCCAGACCGGCCTAGACCGCGCCGCCATCGAGGGCCTTCTCAAAGCGCAGACGGTCCCCGCCTGATGCACCTGCTGACCGCCACGCCCGGCGCCGTCTCCAATGGCGACGAAGCGATCGATCTCGGCCAATCGCCGGGCGACATCGTGCTGCTGACGGTGGCGGACAGCGAACTCGCCTGCTTCGCCAGCGCCGCCGCCGCGCTGGGCGAGGCAGGCCCCACGATCCGCCTCGCCAATCTCCTCCAGCTCAAACATCCCTATTCCGTCGACCTCTATGTCGAAAAGGTGATCGCCCACGCCAAATTCGTCTGCGTGATCCTGCTAGGGGGTAAGAGCTACTGGCCCTATGGCATTGATGAAATTGCCAATATTGCTCGCGAACGGGGCATTGCCTTCGCCGCCATAGCCGATGGGCGCGAAGACGATCCCGACCTGCGCGCCGCCTCCACCCTGCCCGCGGAAAGCTGCGAGCGGCTCCGCGACTATCTCCGGCAGGGCGGCATTCCCAATGCCATCGCCTTCCTCAAGAGTGCCGCCCGCCTGGCGGGCTTCGACGCGGGCGTCCCCGACGCCCCCATCCCCGTGGCCGATGCCGGCCTTTACCTTCCCGGCGCCGACCGCCCCACGCTGGAACAGGTGAAAGCCCGTTGGAAAGCAGCCCAGCCCACGGCGCTGTTCCTCTTTTACCGCGCCCTGCTGATCGCCGGGACGCTCGAAGCGGTTGATACGATGATCGCCGGTCTGGAAGCCGCGGGCCTCAACGTTCTACCCGTCCACGTCCGGGCGCTGCGCGAACCCTTCGCCAGGGACTTCCTCCACGGCCTGATGGGCGAGACCCCGCCGGACGTCATCCTCAACGCCACGGCCTTCGCCGCCAGCGCGCCCGGAGAACCGCGCACCCCCTCGATCCTCGAACAGGCGGACTGCCCGATCCTCCAGACCATCTTCGCCAGCGCCGAACAAGGCGCCTGGGAAGCGAGCGCACGCGGCCTTGGCCCCCGCGACCTTGCCATGCACATCGCGCTTCCCGAAGTGGACGGCCGCCTCTTCACCCGCGCCGTCGCTTTCAAGGCCTCCGCCCGCTTCGACCAGCGCACGGAATGCGACATCATCGTTCCGCGAATATTGGCGGATCGTGTCAGCTTCGTGTCCCAACTGACTGCAAATTGGTCTAAATTGCGGAAAACGCCAGTCGCGGACCGTCGCGTCGCGCTGGTCCTCGCCAACTATCCCAACAAGGATGGCCGGATCGGCAACGGCGTCGGACTCGATACGCCCGCCAGCGCCGCCGCCATATTGAGAGCGCTGACGGAATCGGGTTACGCCACCGCGGGTGCGCCGACCGACGGAGCCGCCCTGATACGCCATTTGACGGAGGGCGTGACCAACGACCTTTCGCGCCCGACCCATCCCCCATTCGGGATGAGCCTGTCGAAGCCCTTCCCTTCCCTTCCCCTGGCGGATTACCGCGCCGTCTTCGCCACTCTGCCGGAAACCGCCCGCGAAGCCATGCAGGCGCGTTGGGGCGATGCGGAATCCGATCCCTTCTGCCGCGACGGCGCCTTCCGCCTGCCCGTCCACCGCTTCGGCAACATCGCCGTCGCGGTCCAGCCCTCGCGCGGCTACCATATCGACCCGAAGAGCAGCTATCACGACCCCGCCCTGCCGCCGCCGCACGCCTATCTCGCCTTCCACATCTGGCTGGCGCGGGAATTCGGGGTCCAGGCCGTCGTCCATGTCGGCAAGCACGGCAATCTGGAATGGCTCCCCGGCAAGGCCATCGCTCTTTCGGAGACTTGCTTCCCCGAAATCTGCGCCGGACCGATTCCGCAAATCTACCCCTTCATCGTCAATGACCCCGGCGAAGGCACCCAGGCCAAGCGCCGCATCGGCGCCTGCATCATCGACCATCTGACGCCGCCGCTGACCCGCGCCGAAACCTATGGCCCGCTGAAGGAGCTGGAGGCGCTGGTCGACGAATATTACCTCGCCGCCGGCATGGACCCGCGCCGCCTGGAAACGCTGCGCAAGGACATCCTCGCCCTCGCCGCCTCCCAGGGGCTGGACAAGGATGCGGGCGCGCAAGGAAATGGGGACGACGCCTTGGCGGCGATCGACAATTATCTGTGCGACCTGAAGGAGATGCAGATCCGCGACGGCCTGCATATCTTCACGCAAAGCCCGCAAGGCACGCTTCGCCGCGACCTTCTGATAGCGCTCGCCCGCTGTCCCAGAGGCATGGACGACGATGGCCAGCAATCGCTCCTGCGCGCCCTTGCCGACGACCTCGCCCTGAATTTCGACCCGCTCGACTGCGTCATGGGCGCGCCCTGGACGGGCCTCCGCCCGGAACCGCTTCAAGGCCTGACCGAAGCCCCATGGCGCACCACCGGGGACACCGTCGAACGGCTCGAACTCCACGCCATCCATCTGCTCGACAGCGGCGATCCAGCCCCCGGCCCGCAAAGCGCCGCCGTGCTCAAGGCCGTCGAAACCGATCTCGCCCCCCGCGTCGACGCCTGCGGAGAAGCCGAAAGGACCGCCCTCCTCAAAGCGCTCAACGGCAATTTCGTGGCCCCCGGCCCTTCGGGCGCACCGACCAGAGGCCGACCCGACGTCCTCCCCACCGGCCGCAACTTCTATTCGGTCGACACCCGCGCCATGCCCACGGTCGCGGCCTGGAATCTGGGCCAGCGCTCCGCCGATCTCATCGTGCAGGACTATCTCCAGCGCGAGGGGGATTATCCCCGCGCCATCGCCCTTTCCGCCTGGGGCACCGCCAATATGCGCACCGGCGGCGACGACATCGCCCAGGCCCTGGCCCTGATGGGCGTCCGCCCGCGCTGGGAGTGGGCTTCCGGACGGGTCATCGGTTTCGAAGTGATGAAGATCGCGGAACTGAACCGACCGAGAGTGGATGTCACTTTCCGCGTCTCCGGCTTTTTCCGCGATGCCTTCCCGGAACAGATCGACCTGCTGGACAGCGCCGCCCGCGCCGTCATGGCGCTGGACGAACCGGAGGAGGACAATCCCGCCGCCGCCCGCCACCGCGCCGAAACCGCCACCCTGATCGCAGAAGGCACGCCCGAAAAGGCCGCCCGGCGCCGCGCAGGCGCCCGCATCTTCGGCTCGAAACCCGGCGCCTATGGCGCGGGCCTCCAGGCGATGATCGACGAGAAGATCTGGCACGACCGCGCCGACCTCGCCAATGTCTATCTCGACTGGGGCAGCTATGCCTATGGCGGCGGGGTCGAGGGCGAAGCCGAACGCAGCCTTTTCGCGGAACGCCTGACCCAGGCCGACGCCCTGATCCAGAACCAGGACAATCGCGAGCATGACCTGCTCGACAGCGACGATTATTACCAGTTCGAGGGGGGCATAGCCGCCGCCGTCGAACATCTTTCCGGCAGGAAGCCGCTCAGCTACCATAACGACCACAGCCGCCCCGAACGCCCGGTCATCCGCACGCTGGAGGATGAAATCGGCCGTATCGTGAGAGCGCGGGTCACCAACCCCAAATGGATCGCGGGCATGATGCGCCACGGTTACAAGGGCGCGTTCGAAATCGCCGCCTCGGTCGATTATCTCTTCGCCTTCGCCGCCACCACCCACGCCGTGAAGGACCATCATTTCGACGCGGTCCACGCCGCCTTCATCGAAGACGAGACGGTGCGCGCCTTCATGGCGGATGCCAACCCCGCCGCCCTGCGCGAAACCGCAGCCCGCCTCCACGAAGCGCTCGACCGCGCCCTTTGGAAACCCAAATCGAACAGCGCCGCCATGTTGCTGGCCCAAATCAAGGAAGATCGCCCATGATCGAACGCACCCCCGAACAGCATGCCGAAAAGATGAAGAAGAAACAGGCCGCCCATGACAAGATCATGGCGACCAAGACCCAGGAAAAGGGCCTGCTGATCGTCCACACCGGCAAGGGCAAGGGCAAGACGACCGCCGCGCTGGGCATGGTCGTCCGCGCCATCGGCCACGGCCGGAAGGTCGGCGTCGTCCAGTTCGTGAAAGGCGCCATGACGACGGGAGAAAAAACCGTTTTCGATGCGTTTCCCGACAATGTCGAATTCAAGCCCATGGGTGAAGGCTTCACCTGGAACACGCAGGACCGGACGCGGGACATTGCCCTTGCCCGCGAAGCATGGGATGAAGTCAAACGGATGATCGCCGATCCGGCCTATGATATGGTCCTTGCCGATGAACTCAATATCGTCCTGCGTTACGACTATCTGCCGCTTGAAGAGGTGCTGGAAGCCGTGACTGCCAGAAGCGCGATGAAGCATGTCCTCATCACCGGCCGCAACGCGCCCGACGCGCTGATCGAGGCGGCCGATCTCGTCACCGAAATGACCCTTGTCAAACATCCCTTCCGCAGCGGCGTGAAGGCTCAGGCAGGAATCGAATTCTGACACGCACCGCCTTCGACATCGCCGCCTTCGAGGATCTGGTCCATCTTCGCCGCGACGTACGCCATTTCCTCACCGATCCGCTGGATGAGCAGGAGGTCGAGCAACTGCTCGCCCTCGCCCACAGCGCGCCTTCGGTGGGGCTGTCGCAACCCTGGCGCTTCGTCCGGATCGAGACGCCCGCCTTGCGCGAGCGACTCGCCGCCCATGTCGATGCGCAGATCGTCAAGGCAGGCCAGATCTACAAGGGCGATGAGGACAGGCTATACCGCAGCCTGAAGCTGCACGGCCTGTGGGAGGCGCCGGTGCTGTTCGCCGTCTATTGCGACGAAGGCACCGAAACCGGCCACAAGCTGGGCGCGATCACCATGCCGGAAGCGCGCCGCTATAGCTGCGTGATGGCGATCCACACCATCTGGCTTGCCGCCCGCACGCGCGGGATCGGCATGGGCTGGATATCGATTCTGGACCGCCCCACGGTCGACGCGATGCTGGAAGTTCCTGAAAACTGGCGCTGCCTCGGCCTGCTGTGCCTGGGCTATCCGGAAAGCGAGGAGGCGACCCCGGAACTGGAACGGCGCGGCTGGGAATATCGGACGGACTGGCATTCGACAATCGTCAACCGCTAACACTCCCCTCCCGCAGGCGGGAGAGGAGTGAAGATCACTTCCCTTTCCCCGACTCTGCGCTTATGAACCGCATCCGGAACGGGCTATGCCCGCTCCATCGATCGCGTCGGTGCCCCGCAAGGGGCTTAAATGGGAACGCGGTGCGGGAGGAAACTCCCTAATCCGTGGCTGTCCCTGCAACTGTGAGCGGCGAGCAAGGCAAGGACCGGCCCCAAAAGGGCCAGCCACTGGAGCGATCCGGGAAGGCCCCTGCCAACGCTATGACCCGCAAGCCAGGAGACCTGCCGAACGCAAGGGTCGCTCTAGCCATGGTCCAGGGGATGGTCACGGCTCGGTTCTCCGCACGAGCGACGGATAAGCGATTGGGGGAGACATCCTCCAGTCGTCGTTGCGACGTGGGAGGTGAATTCCAGTGCCAGACGCGCCAAGCGCCCACGCCGCCGTTCGCGGCTGGTGTCCCACGGCATGGCGCCCGATGCGGGCGGGCGACGGCCTGCTGGTGCGCGTCCGTCCCCCGCTCGGACGCCTGACCGCCGCGCAGGCCATGGGTCTCAGCGATGCCGCCCGCCGCCACGGCAACGGCCAGATCGACCTTACCAACCGGGCCGCGCTTCAGGTCCGCGGCGTGACGGAGCAGAGCCATCCGGCACTGCTCGAACAACTTATCGCCCTGGGCCTCACAGATCCCGATCCGGCCCATGAAGCGCGCCGCAATTTCCTCCTGACACCCGACTGGGAACCCGACGACGATACAGTCCGCATCGCGCAAGACCTGACCGCCCGCATCGATGATTTCCCCGAACTCCCTCCGAAGATCGGCATCGCCATCGACACCGGCCCCGCGCCCGGCCTAGCCCATGTTCCCGCCGATTTTCGCGTGGAGCGCAGCGAGTCCGGCGCCCTGCTGCTCCGCGCCGAAGGCCGCGCCATCGGCGTCCCGACCAGCCCCGAAACGGCGGCGCAGGGCCTGATCGCCATGGCCCGCTGGTTCATCGAAACGGGTGGCGCCAGTTCCGGGCGCATGAGCCGGCACAAGGCGCCCTTGCCCCTCACGCAGAACATCGCGCCGGCACCTTCCCGCTCGCTCCGGCAGCTTCTGGCGCAAGCCCCCGGCCCCTTCCACGGCATCCCCTTCGGCCAACTCGGCGACGACAGGCTCGCCGCATTGGCCGGGCAGCCAGGCGTCACCGCGCTGCGTCTCACTCCGTGGCGCGGACTGATCCTGGAAGGCGGCACGGCCAGCCCGGATCACGCCTTCACCGACCCGCTGCTCCGCGTGGATGCCTGTCCCGGCGCGCCAGCCTGCCCGCAGGCAAGCGTCCCGACCCGCGACCTCGCGGCCCGCCTCGCCTCTCTTGTCGATGGCTCGCTCCATATTTCCGGCTGCGCCAAGGGCTGCGCTTCGCCCCGCACCGCCGACATCGTCCTCACGGGCCGCCAAGGCCGCTTCGACCTTGCCCGCAAAGCCCGCGCCGGATCGCCTCCGGAAAAGACGGACCTCTCCCCCGACCAGATTCTCGCCCACTTCGGAAGCCGCTAATGCCCCATATCTACGAAACCGACGGCGCCGCCATCTACCGCCAATCCTTCCGCACCATCCGCGCCGAAGCCGATCTCGCCCGCTTCTCGACGGAGGAGGAGCGCATCGCCGTGCGCATGATCCACGCGGCGGGACTGGTCGACCTCGCTCCCCAAATCCGCTTTTCCCCAAGCTTCGCGCAGGCCGCCATCGCTGCGCTCGGGGCAGGCGCGCCGATCCTCTGCGACGCCCGCATGGTGTCCGAAGGCATCACCATCAAGCGCCTGCCTGCCGCCAATCCGATCCTCTGCACCCTGAACGATCCCCAGGTGCCTGCGCTGGCGGCGGAAATGTCCAACACCCGCTCCGCCGCCGCGCTAGAACTGTGGCGTCCGCATCTGGAGGGCGCGCTGGTCGCGATCGGCAATGCGCCCACGGCGCTTTTCCATCTGCTCGACATGCTGGAAGACCCCGCCTGTCCCCGCCCCGCCGCGATCATCGGCTGCCCGGTCGGCTTCGTCGGCGCGGCGGAGTCCAAGGAAGCGCTCTGGCAGAGCCAGCCCGTCCCCTGCTGCATCGTGGAGGGCCGCCTGGGCGGCAGCGCCATCACGGTCGCGGCGATCAATGCGATAGCGAGCGCGGCGGAATGACCCAAGGCACCATCCACGGCGTGGGCCTCGGCCCCGGCGCGCAGGACTTGATGAGCGTCCGCGCCGACCGCCTGATCCGCGAAGCCCGCCACGTCGCTTATTTCCGCAAGAGGGGAAAATCCGGCCATGCCCGCCGGATCGTGGAGGGCATGCTGCGCCCCGACGCGGTGGAATTTCCAATGGAATATCCGGTGACGACGGAAATTCCGCTGTCCGACCCGCGCTATAATGAAGTCCTGTCCGGCTTCTATGCCGATTGCACCGCCCATCTGGACGGGCTTTCCGCCAGTGGAAAGGATGTCGTGGTCCTCTGCGAAGGCGACCCCTTTTTCTACGGCAGCTTCATGCACCTGCACAGCCGCCTGGCCGCGCCGGTCAGGATCGTCCCCGGCATCACCGGCATGTCCGGCGCCTGGACCGCCAGCGGCACGCCGATCAGTTGGGGCGACGATGTGACGACGGTGCTGATGGCGACCCTCCCCGAAGAGGAACTGGCCCGCCGCATCCACGACACCGATGCGCTGGTTGTCATGAAGATCGGTCGCAACCTGCCCAAGCTGCGCCGCGCCGTCGAAGCCGCAGGCAAGCGGGACTGCGCCTGGCTGGTCGAATATGCGACCATGGCCGATCAGCGGATCACGCCATTGACCGAAGCGACCGACGTCACCGCCTATTTCTCGATCCTGCTGATCCACGGGCAGGGCCGCCGCCCATGACCGGCTGGATTGCCATAGCGGGTCTTGGCCCCGGCGCGGACGCGCTCATCACGCCGGAAGTGTCGGACGCGCTGGCGGAGGCGACCGATGTTATCGGCTATATCCCCTATGTCGCCCGCATCGCCGAACGTCCCGGCCTGACGCTCCATGCCACGGACAACCGCGTTGAACTGGAGCGAGCGGTCCATGCGTTGACGCTGGCCGCGCAAGGAAAGCGCGTGGCGGTCGTATCCTCCGGCGATCCCGGCGTCTTCGCCATGGCTTCCGCCCTGTTCGAAGCCCTCGAAGCGGGTCCGGAGGACTGGCGCGCCCTCGACATCCGCGTCCTTCCCGGCATCACCGCCATGCTCGCCGCCGCCGCAAGGGCGGGCGCGCCGCTCGGCCATGATTTCTGCGCCATCAACCTGTCCGACAATCTCAAGCCCTGGCCGCTGATCGAGCGCCGCCTGCGCCTGGCCGCGCAGGCCGACTTCGCCATGGCCTTCTACAATCCGCGTTCCCGGTCCCGCCCGGAGGGATTTGGCCACGCCCTCACCATATTGCGGGAGGAATGCGGCGAAGATCGCCTCATCCTCTTCGCCCGCGCCGTCTCGACGCCGGAAGAGAGCCTGCGCATCGTCCCCTTGGGCCAGGCGACCCCGGACATGGCCGACATGCGCACGGTCGTCATCGTCGGGTCCAGCCGCACCCGCCTGATCGAGCGGCCCGGCCAACCGATCCTCTACACCCCGCGCTCCGCCGCATGACCCAGCCATTCCAGCACCCCGGCGACTTCATGCGTCACTTGCGCGGCGGGAGCGGGCGGCCGGTCGATCATCACGACCGGCAATCCCAGCGTCCGCGCCGCGATGATCTTGGCTTGCGCACCACCGCCGCCCGCATTTTTCGAGACGACGCAGTCGATGCCATGATCGCGCATCAACCCCATGTCCC
Above is a window of Sphingobium sp. JS3065 DNA encoding:
- a CDS encoding HoxN/HupN/NixA family nickel/cobalt transporter; the encoded protein is MTTISAAPPAPRLLRRRATGMFAALIAANLAIWAWALILFAGNSVMLGTALLAWSLGLRHAVDADHIAAIDNVTRKLMQDGQRPLTVGFWFAIGHSGIVLIAAVAIAIAASALSRVEAVGAIGGTVATIVSATFLFAIAAMNLIILRSVLKSFNHVRKGGAYVDEDMDILLGNRGFLARIFRPLFRLVTRSWHMAPLGFLFGLGFDTATEVAILGLSAGQAASGLSISTVLIFPLLFAAGMALIDTADGALMMGAYQWAFVKPIRKLYYNITITLVSALVAILIGGIEAAALLGDKLGLTGGVWTLAADLGEHFNSLGFFIIGLFAACWLASWIIYRWKGFDKIEVALEPQGNPA
- the cobW gene encoding cobalamin biosynthesis protein CobW, which encodes MTPRNPAKKVPATVITGFLGAGKTTLIRHLIENAGGRRFALIINEFGDVGVDGALVQGCGDEACPDEDIIELANGCICCTVADDFLPTMQKLLDRPTPPDHIIIETSGLALPKPLVKAFQWPDIRTRATVDGVIALIDADALASGRFAHDEAALAAARAADPTLDHDSPIEELFEDQLACADLVLLNKTDLVNAGTLAMLERDLAGETRVGVRIIRTAKGEIDPAILLGLDAGVEDQIDARPSHHDNEEDHDHDDFESFIIDLGELDSPEPLLAALGEAIAAHDILRVKGFLAIKGRPARLVLQAVGPRIQHHYDRQWQAGEPRASRLVVIGQTGLDRAAIEGLLKAQTVPA
- the cobN gene encoding cobaltochelatase subunit CobN, yielding MHLLTATPGAVSNGDEAIDLGQSPGDIVLLTVADSELACFASAAAALGEAGPTIRLANLLQLKHPYSVDLYVEKVIAHAKFVCVILLGGKSYWPYGIDEIANIARERGIAFAAIADGREDDPDLRAASTLPAESCERLRDYLRQGGIPNAIAFLKSAARLAGFDAGVPDAPIPVADAGLYLPGADRPTLEQVKARWKAAQPTALFLFYRALLIAGTLEAVDTMIAGLEAAGLNVLPVHVRALREPFARDFLHGLMGETPPDVILNATAFAASAPGEPRTPSILEQADCPILQTIFASAEQGAWEASARGLGPRDLAMHIALPEVDGRLFTRAVAFKASARFDQRTECDIIVPRILADRVSFVSQLTANWSKLRKTPVADRRVALVLANYPNKDGRIGNGVGLDTPASAAAILRALTESGYATAGAPTDGAALIRHLTEGVTNDLSRPTHPPFGMSLSKPFPSLPLADYRAVFATLPETAREAMQARWGDAESDPFCRDGAFRLPVHRFGNIAVAVQPSRGYHIDPKSSYHDPALPPPHAYLAFHIWLAREFGVQAVVHVGKHGNLEWLPGKAIALSETCFPEICAGPIPQIYPFIVNDPGEGTQAKRRIGACIIDHLTPPLTRAETYGPLKELEALVDEYYLAAGMDPRRLETLRKDILALAASQGLDKDAGAQGNGDDALAAIDNYLCDLKEMQIRDGLHIFTQSPQGTLRRDLLIALARCPRGMDDDGQQSLLRALADDLALNFDPLDCVMGAPWTGLRPEPLQGLTEAPWRTTGDTVERLELHAIHLLDSGDPAPGPQSAAVLKAVETDLAPRVDACGEAERTALLKALNGNFVAPGPSGAPTRGRPDVLPTGRNFYSVDTRAMPTVAAWNLGQRSADLIVQDYLQREGDYPRAIALSAWGTANMRTGGDDIAQALALMGVRPRWEWASGRVIGFEVMKIAELNRPRVDVTFRVSGFFRDAFPEQIDLLDSAARAVMALDEPEEDNPAAARHRAETATLIAEGTPEKAARRRAGARIFGSKPGAYGAGLQAMIDEKIWHDRADLANVYLDWGSYAYGGGVEGEAERSLFAERLTQADALIQNQDNREHDLLDSDDYYQFEGGIAAAVEHLSGRKPLSYHNDHSRPERPVIRTLEDEIGRIVRARVTNPKWIAGMMRHGYKGAFEIAASVDYLFAFAATTHAVKDHHFDAVHAAFIEDETVRAFMADANPAALRETAARLHEALDRALWKPKSNSAAMLLAQIKEDRP
- the cobO gene encoding cob(I)yrinic acid a,c-diamide adenosyltransferase, whose translation is MIERTPEQHAEKMKKKQAAHDKIMATKTQEKGLLIVHTGKGKGKTTAALGMVVRAIGHGRKVGVVQFVKGAMTTGEKTVFDAFPDNVEFKPMGEGFTWNTQDRTRDIALAREAWDEVKRMIADPAYDMVLADELNIVLRYDYLPLEEVLEAVTARSAMKHVLITGRNAPDALIEAADLVTEMTLVKHPFRSGVKAQAGIEF
- the bluB gene encoding 5,6-dimethylbenzimidazole synthase, encoding MVHLRRDVRHFLTDPLDEQEVEQLLALAHSAPSVGLSQPWRFVRIETPALRERLAAHVDAQIVKAGQIYKGDEDRLYRSLKLHGLWEAPVLFAVYCDEGTETGHKLGAITMPEARRYSCVMAIHTIWLAARTRGIGMGWISILDRPTVDAMLEVPENWRCLGLLCLGYPESEEATPELERRGWEYRTDWHSTIVNR
- a CDS encoding cobalamin biosynthesis protein CobG; its protein translation is MRAGDGLLVRVRPPLGRLTAAQAMGLSDAARRHGNGQIDLTNRAALQVRGVTEQSHPALLEQLIALGLTDPDPAHEARRNFLLTPDWEPDDDTVRIAQDLTARIDDFPELPPKIGIAIDTGPAPGLAHVPADFRVERSESGALLLRAEGRAIGVPTSPETAAQGLIAMARWFIETGGASSGRMSRHKAPLPLTQNIAPAPSRSLRQLLAQAPGPFHGIPFGQLGDDRLAALAGQPGVTALRLTPWRGLILEGGTASPDHAFTDPLLRVDACPGAPACPQASVPTRDLAARLASLVDGSLHISGCAKGCASPRTADIVLTGRQGRFDLARKARAGSPPEKTDLSPDQILAHFGSR
- a CDS encoding precorrin-8X methylmutase yields the protein MPHIYETDGAAIYRQSFRTIRAEADLARFSTEEERIAVRMIHAAGLVDLAPQIRFSPSFAQAAIAALGAGAPILCDARMVSEGITIKRLPAANPILCTLNDPQVPALAAEMSNTRSAAALELWRPHLEGALVAIGNAPTALFHLLDMLEDPACPRPAAIIGCPVGFVGAAESKEALWQSQPVPCCIVEGRLGGSAITVAAINAIASAAE
- the cobI gene encoding precorrin-2 C(20)-methyltransferase — encoded protein: MTQGTIHGVGLGPGAQDLMSVRADRLIREARHVAYFRKRGKSGHARRIVEGMLRPDAVEFPMEYPVTTEIPLSDPRYNEVLSGFYADCTAHLDGLSASGKDVVVLCEGDPFFYGSFMHLHSRLAAPVRIVPGITGMSGAWTASGTPISWGDDVTTVLMATLPEEELARRIHDTDALVVMKIGRNLPKLRRAVEAAGKRDCAWLVEYATMADQRITPLTEATDVTAYFSILLIHGQGRRP
- the cobJ gene encoding precorrin-3B C(17)-methyltransferase; this translates as MTGWIAIAGLGPGADALITPEVSDALAEATDVIGYIPYVARIAERPGLTLHATDNRVELERAVHALTLAAQGKRVAVVSSGDPGVFAMASALFEALEAGPEDWRALDIRVLPGITAMLAAAARAGAPLGHDFCAINLSDNLKPWPLIERRLRLAAQADFAMAFYNPRSRSRPEGFGHALTILREECGEDRLILFARAVSTPEESLRIVPLGQATPDMADMRTVVIVGSSRTRLIERPGQPILYTPRSAA